In one Vidua chalybeata isolate OUT-0048 chromosome 4, bVidCha1 merged haplotype, whole genome shotgun sequence genomic region, the following are encoded:
- the PRPF31 gene encoding LOW QUALITY PROTEIN: U4/U6 small nuclear ribonucleoprotein Prp31 (The sequence of the model RefSeq protein was modified relative to this genomic sequence to represent the inferred CDS: inserted 3 bases in 2 codons; deleted 2 bases in 1 codon; substituted 1 base at 1 genomic stop codon): MQSEVQGGNVVGSTFLVSLKLRENQKPSNNIFSVRETRHYFLWPECEIISSTHSPDKYSKWLPEMESLMPNTLDYSXSVKELGNSLGKCKKKNMQQILTNATITVVSVVASTTQRQQLPEEELGRIEDACDTVLALSGAKLRIYEYVESXVSFIAPSLSLTLEASTAVEITGVAEGLTPLSKLPACNILLLGGXPAFSGFSSSNSVLPHTGFTHRSDIVRPRFEEESDVAARGDRFHESRDGKAGYELKEEIECKFSKWRSLGPVKPLPAPLDGLREKRKGWRYWKMKERLGLTEIRKQANRMSSGEMEEGLGFSLGHLGKASGGRTHQIQVKATKAWIRKTLQRQSVIHRGKSTIQARSSGMASSIAFTSLQELEIMNLQASQKKVAEASEKYFSSMAEFLKVKGNNSGVSIPPTPLGSPILTLRPLNSQGFCPSVTFLNFL, from the exons ATGCAGTCAGAA GTTCAAGGAGGAAACGTGGTAGGCAGTACCTTCCTAGTGTCACTGAAACTGCGGGAAAATCAAAAGCCCTCCAACAATATTTTTAGTGTTAGAGAAACAAGGCATTACTTTCTCTGGCCAGAATGTGAAATCATTTCATCCACACATAGCCCAGACAAATATTCCAAATGGCTCCCGGAGATGGAGTCACTGATGCCCAACACCCTGGATTACAGCTGATCTGTCAAGGAATTGGGGAATTCCCTGGGtaaatgcaagaaaaagaacatgCAGCAGATCTTGACTAACGCCACCATCACAGTGGTCAGCGTGGTGGCCTCCACcacccagaggcagcagctcccggaggaggagctgggcaggattGAGGACGCGTGTGACACGGTGCTGGCACTGAGCGGGGCCAAGCTGCGCATCTATGAGTACGTGGAGT ACGTGTCCTTCATCgcccccagcctctccctcaCCCTCGAGGCCTCCACAGCTGTCGAGATCACGGGGGTGGCAGAGGGCCTGACCCCGCTGTCCAAGCTGCCAGCCTGCAACATCCTCCTGCTGGGGGG CCCAGCATTCTCtggcttctcctcctccaaCTCCGTCCTGCCCCACACCGGCTTCACCCACCGCAGCGACATCGTCCGGCCCCGATTTGAGGAGGAAAGCGATGTGGCAGCCAGAGGGGACAGATTCCACGAGAGCCGAGACGGGAAGGCGGGCTACGAGCTGAAGGAGGAGATCGAGTGCAAGTTCAGCAAGTGGCGGAGCCTGGGCCCTGTGAAGCCGCTGCCAGCGCCACTGGACGGGctgagggagaagaggaagggcTGGCGGTACTGGAAGATGAAGGAACGCTTGGGGCTGACGGAGATCCGCAAACAGGCCAACAGGATGAGCTCTGGGGAGATGGAGGAGGGCCTCGGGTTCAGCCTGGGCCACCTGGGCAAGGCCAGCGGTGGCCGCACGCACCAGATCCAGGTCAAGGCCACCAAGGCCTGGATCAGGAAAACCCTGCAGAGGCAGAGTGTCATCCACAGGGGCAAATCCACAATCCAGGCCCGCAGCTCAGGCATGGCCTCGAGCATAGCCTTCACCTCCTTGCAGGAGCTGGAGATCATGAACCTACAGGCAAGCCAA AAGAAAGTGGCTGAGGCCAGCGAGAAATATTTCTCCAGCATGGCTGAGTTTCTCAAGGTCAAGGGGAACAACAGTGGGGTCTCCATTCCCCCGACCCCACTGGGATCCCCAATTCTCACCCTGCGACCCCTAAATTCCCAAGGATTCTGCCCCAGTGTCACTTTCCTAAACTTTTTATAA